Proteins encoded by one window of Bacteroidota bacterium:
- a CDS encoding ribonuclease HII, producing MLEPFYQNVLIEAGCDEAGRGCLAGPVVAAAVILPKDFFHPLLNDSKQLSEANRNLLEPIIKENAIEWKIGICDNHEIDKINILKASFKAMHKALDQFLIRPEHLIIDGNRFNKYKKIPHTCIIQGDGKYMSIAAASILAKTYRDKLMSDLHDQLPHYNWKQNKGYPTKEHRRAIMDFGDTNYHRKTFRLLAEPELF from the coding sequence GTGCTGGAACCATTTTATCAAAATGTTTTAATTGAAGCCGGCTGCGATGAAGCGGGGCGCGGATGCCTTGCGGGACCTGTGGTTGCGGCTGCTGTTATTTTGCCAAAAGATTTTTTTCATCCTTTGTTAAATGATTCAAAGCAGTTGTCGGAGGCGAACAGAAATTTGCTGGAACCGATAATTAAAGAAAATGCAATTGAGTGGAAAATAGGAATTTGTGATAACCACGAAATAGATAAAATAAATATTTTAAAGGCATCATTTAAAGCTATGCATAAGGCATTAGATCAATTTTTAATAAGGCCGGAGCATTTAATTATTGATGGAAATCGATTTAATAAATATAAAAAAATTCCGCATACCTGCATTATTCAGGGTGATGGAAAATATATGTCGATAGCAGCGGCAAGTATTCTTGCAAAAACATATCGCGATAAATTAATGTCTGATCTGCACGATCAATTACCACACTATAACTGGAAACAAAACAAAGGATATCCCACCAAAGAACACCGAAGAGCAATTATGGATTTTGGGGATACGAATTATCATAGAAAAACTTTTCGTTTGTTGGCTGAGCCGGAGTTGTTTTGA
- a CDS encoding ABC transporter permease translates to MLRLLQIELSKLLPYRTFKILFIIYLLLMVLVLLAGKNLGGSENEGLTSDKVLGFPNIWNYYTLYACYFNIILAILVIFVTGNEYTYRTLRQNVIDGLQRKETVVGKILLVVLLSVISTLILFLSGLVAGTIYSTPETRSDMFGHSGFVIAYFVQSLGLMSMGFLFGTLFKRTGLAVIIFLLFLFPIDVILREAIFPDGFGDYMPVATYFLKLVPFPIDHVMSGGMDAPAAAPTALALGVGFGYAVIFCLCTWLIIKKRDL, encoded by the coding sequence ATGTTACGATTATTACAAATTGAATTATCGAAATTACTTCCGTACAGAACCTTTAAAATTCTGTTTATTATATATTTATTATTAATGGTGCTTGTTTTACTTGCAGGAAAAAATCTCGGTGGAAGTGAGAACGAAGGTTTAACCTCCGATAAAGTTTTAGGATTTCCCAATATTTGGAATTACTATACTTTATATGCCTGTTATTTTAATATCATTCTTGCAATATTGGTAATATTTGTCACAGGAAATGAATATACCTATCGCACACTTCGCCAAAACGTAATTGATGGATTGCAGCGCAAAGAAACCGTAGTAGGTAAGATATTATTGGTTGTTTTACTTTCTGTAATATCTACCCTCATTTTATTTTTAAGCGGATTGGTTGCCGGAACAATTTATTCCACACCGGAAACAAGATCGGATATGTTTGGACACAGCGGATTTGTTATTGCCTATTTTGTACAATCACTGGGATTAATGTCGATGGGATTTTTATTTGGAACACTGTTTAAAAGAACCGGACTTGCCGTTATAATTTTCCTTCTCTTTTTATTTCCTATAGATGTAATTCTGCGCGAAGCAATTTTTCCAGATGGATTCGGAGATTATATGCCTGTAGCAACTTACTTTTTAAAACTTGTTCCGTTTCCGATCGACCATGTTATGAGTGGAGGCATGGATGCACCGGCTGCCGCACCAACAGCACTCGCATTGGGAGTAGGGTTTGGGTATGCTGTTATATTTTGCCTTTGCACCTGGCTCATCATCAAAAAACGCGACCTCTGA
- a CDS encoding DUF1311 domain-containing protein, with protein sequence MKIKNLLLICTAILITYKTSKAQFYSDTTTIDINLTDCLATGENQTTYGMIQCIDTAYAAWDVELNKYYKLLMTVLTEEEKEKLKTAQKAWITMRDADISFIGLYSENLEGSMYRVSANYHTMEIVR encoded by the coding sequence ATGAAAATAAAAAACTTACTTCTAATTTGTACCGCTATTTTAATTACTTATAAAACTTCAAAAGCACAATTCTATTCCGACACCACAACAATCGATATTAATCTTACCGATTGTCTCGCCACCGGCGAAAATCAAACAACATATGGTATGATACAGTGCATCGATACTGCGTACGCTGCATGGGATGTTGAACTCAATAAATATTATAAATTATTGATGACCGTTTTAACGGAAGAAGAAAAGGAAAAACTAAAAACTGCACAAAAAGCCTGGATAACAATGCGCGATGCTGATATATCTTTTATAGGATTGTATTCTGAAAATCTGGAAGGTTCTATGTATCGCGTTTCTGCCAATTATCACACGATGGAAATTGTGAGATAG
- a CDS encoding RidA family protein, whose product MRLKVSSGAKWEDIVGYSRAVKVNNQVFVTGTVAVDADNNLVGGDSAYLQTQFILQKIEQVLQQCGASLNDVVRTRLFVTDISRWEEYGKAHGEVFGTIRPCTTMVEVSKLIAPEYLIEIEVDAVIE is encoded by the coding sequence ATGCGTTTAAAAGTTTCCTCCGGAGCAAAATGGGAAGATATCGTTGGATATTCCCGGGCTGTAAAAGTGAATAATCAGGTATTTGTTACCGGCACTGTTGCTGTTGATGCTGATAATAATTTGGTTGGTGGTGATTCTGCTTATTTGCAAACACAATTTATTTTACAGAAAATAGAACAGGTTTTACAACAATGTGGAGCTTCATTAAATGATGTTGTAAGAACACGATTATTTGTTACGGATATTTCGCGCTGGGAGGAATATGGAAAGGCACATGGGGAGGTATTTGGTACAATAAGACCTTGCACTACAATGGTGGAAGTTTCTAAATTAATTGCGCCGGAATATTTGATTGAGATCGAGGTGGATGCGGTGATAGAATAA
- a CDS encoding outer membrane beta-barrel protein yields MKALLLLLLVFTSFGMFGQMKISYGPELGVNMSGIPIVKEHTADGVYVTETKNLPVISPVIGFYGEIQFGKHFLISSDLSYKKVGYTDNIVRYRDYTPEITNETYVEQKFDVVSVPIMLGYNFYLGSTQFQIKAGYKFNYFFNGINIKKDNYDEMILTKTDPFSSKDYFAPALHLNNQGSLSLGMNIKEKWNLSLFSSLGFDIQYYKFNYYNWCIVYSDNYNNFDLGLNLKYNLGK; encoded by the coding sequence ATGAAAGCGCTACTACTTCTCCTGTTAGTATTCACTTCTTTTGGCATGTTTGGTCAAATGAAGATCTCCTATGGTCCGGAGTTAGGCGTAAACATGTCGGGCATTCCAATAGTAAAGGAACATACAGCTGATGGAGTTTATGTTACAGAAACCAAAAACCTCCCGGTAATTTCTCCCGTTATTGGATTTTATGGCGAGATCCAATTTGGAAAACATTTTTTAATTAGCTCTGATCTCAGCTACAAAAAAGTTGGATATACTGATAATATAGTAAGGTACAGAGATTATACTCCTGAGATTACAAATGAAACATATGTAGAACAAAAATTTGATGTTGTATCTGTTCCTATAATGTTAGGTTACAATTTTTATCTTGGTTCCACACAATTTCAAATTAAGGCCGGATATAAATTTAATTATTTCTTTAATGGAATTAATATTAAAAAAGATAATTATGATGAAATGATCTTGACTAAAACGGATCCTTTTAGCTCGAAAGATTATTTTGCACCGGCATTACATCTAAATAATCAGGGTTCTTTATCATTAGGCATGAATATTAAAGAGAAATGGAATTTAAGTTTATTCAGCTCACTTGGATTTGATATTCAATATTATAAATTTAATTATTATAACTGGTGTATTGTTTACTCAGACAATTATAATAATTTCGACCTTGGATTGAATTTAAAATATAATCTGGGAAAATAG
- a CDS encoding ABC transporter ATP-binding protein, with product MEVILSTSDLKKHYGPIKAVNGLNLRVEKGAVYGILGPNGSGKTTTLGMLLGIIHPSSGNFSWFDNGNKDENRHRIGALLEQPNFYPYLSGEQNLRVVARIKGVDESEIEGVLSSVNLLDRKKSAAKTYSLGMRQRLALASALLGNPDVLVLDEPTNGLDPQGIAEVRDFITKQSAGGRTIIIASHILDEVEKVCTHVSVIKKGNLLAEGSVAQLIKGEDQLEISAENMELLISSLNNYRGINKLNRENNIVVLNVASDFSPAALNKYLHDNNIAVSHLNARKKRLEEQFLELTAE from the coding sequence TTGGAAGTAATATTATCCACCAGCGATCTCAAAAAACATTATGGCCCTATAAAGGCGGTGAATGGATTGAATCTGCGGGTTGAAAAAGGTGCCGTTTACGGTATACTTGGACCAAACGGAAGCGGAAAGACCACCACACTTGGCATGTTGCTCGGAATAATTCACCCGAGTTCGGGTAATTTTTCCTGGTTCGACAATGGGAATAAGGATGAGAACCGACATAGAATCGGCGCTTTATTAGAACAACCCAATTTTTATCCTTACTTGTCCGGAGAACAAAACTTACGTGTTGTTGCAAGGATAAAAGGTGTGGATGAAAGTGAAATTGAAGGGGTTTTGAGTTCAGTAAACCTGCTCGACAGGAAAAAAAGTGCCGCTAAAACTTATTCTTTGGGTATGCGCCAGCGACTTGCTCTTGCTTCTGCATTATTGGGAAATCCCGATGTATTGGTTTTGGATGAGCCCACAAATGGTCTCGACCCTCAGGGAATTGCCGAGGTGCGCGATTTTATTACAAAACAATCCGCCGGCGGAAGAACCATCATTATTGCAAGTCATATACTCGATGAAGTGGAAAAGGTTTGTACGCACGTCAGCGTAATTAAAAAAGGTAATCTACTCGCCGAAGGATCGGTTGCGCAACTAATTAAAGGAGAAGATCAATTGGAGATATCTGCAGAAAATATGGAGTTATTAATTTCCTCTCTCAATAATTATCGCGGTATCAATAAATTAAACCGCGAAAATAATATTGTGGTATTAAATGTTGCTTCCGATTTTTCTCCTGCTGCATTAAATAAATATCTGCACGATAATAATATTGCAGTGAGTCATTTAAATGCCCGCAAAAAACGTCTTGAAGAACAATTTTTAGAATTAACCGCCGAATAA